The Corynebacterium jeddahense genome has a window encoding:
- the ilvC gene encoding ketol-acid reductoisomerase — protein MAIDVLYDKDADLSLIQGKKVAVIGYGSQGHAHAQNLRESGVEVVIGLRDGSKSADKAREAGFEVKSNAEASKWADVIMLLAPDTSQAKIFTEDIEPNLNDGDALFFGHGLNIHFGLIKPAENITVAMVAPKGPGHLVRRTFADGKGVPCLIAVEQDPQGNGRDLALSYAAAIGGARAGVIPTTFEAETVTDLFGEQAVLCGGLEYLIMNGFEVLVEAGYEPEMAYFECLHEMKLIVDLIYEGGIANMNYSVSDTAEFGGYLSGPRVIDEGAKNRMRDILKDIQDGSFTKRLVANVEGGNKELEGLRDTIAQHPIEKTGAELRDMMSWVKNPLTDTAR, from the coding sequence ATGGCAATCGATGTGCTGTACGACAAGGACGCCGACCTCTCCCTGATCCAGGGCAAGAAGGTGGCTGTCATCGGATACGGGTCCCAGGGTCACGCCCACGCCCAGAACCTCCGCGAGTCTGGCGTCGAGGTGGTCATCGGCCTGCGCGATGGGTCCAAGTCCGCCGACAAGGCCCGCGAGGCCGGCTTCGAGGTGAAGTCGAACGCGGAGGCCTCGAAGTGGGCCGACGTGATCATGCTGCTCGCCCCCGACACCTCCCAGGCGAAGATCTTCACCGAGGACATCGAGCCGAACCTCAACGACGGCGACGCGCTGTTCTTCGGGCACGGCCTGAACATCCACTTCGGCCTGATCAAGCCGGCGGAGAACATCACCGTCGCCATGGTCGCCCCGAAGGGTCCGGGCCACCTCGTGCGCCGCACCTTCGCGGACGGTAAGGGCGTGCCCTGCCTCATCGCGGTGGAGCAGGACCCGCAGGGCAACGGCCGCGACCTCGCGCTGTCCTACGCCGCGGCGATCGGCGGCGCACGCGCCGGCGTCATCCCGACGACGTTCGAGGCCGAGACCGTCACCGACCTGTTCGGCGAGCAGGCCGTGCTCTGCGGCGGCCTGGAGTACCTGATCATGAACGGCTTCGAGGTGCTCGTCGAGGCGGGCTACGAGCCGGAGATGGCGTACTTCGAGTGCCTCCACGAGATGAAGCTGATCGTCGACCTCATCTACGAAGGCGGCATCGCGAACATGAACTACTCCGTGTCCGACACCGCCGAGTTCGGCGGCTACCTCTCCGGCCCACGCGTCATCGACGAGGGCGCGAAGAACCGCATGCGCGACATCCTCAAGGACATCCAGGATGGCTCCTTCACCAAGCGCCTCGTCGCCAACGTTGAGGGCGGCAACAAGGAGCTCGAGGGCCTGCGCGACACCATCGCCCAGCACCCGATCGAGAAGACCGGCGCCGAGCTCCGCGACATGATGTCGTGGGTCAAGAACCCCCTGACCGACACCGCGCGCTAG